One stretch of Toxoplasma gondii ME49 chromosome XI, whole genome shotgun sequence DNA includes these proteins:
- a CDS encoding hypothetical protein (encoded by transcript TGME49_310210~Predicted trans-membrane domain (TMHMM2.0):76-99:108-131:137-160:169-192:224-247:266-289:486-509:523-546:565-588:591-614:639-662:666-689) produces the protein MLAPSNGSQDGTANAALLSSNSFAQSAIYNSRCSPDAHFPPPRGILESVPPPLGLGSPQSPADDAERASQKIWRSYLYGQLANVTKAAVWWSMFGTLMISLVGSDNAVGITRAAFNLALVLVSPLAGAVAERASIRRLLATTTVTRLLIWSVAVPAAWIFFKNDLDRPDLFLLSLVALMFCDGVQVAFANVVDIDCGGLDTLSAQYSLPIDDRLRNRLNGCHQMVFDLSFILFTPPIAFGVYILSQHLSHLLPEAWLPYLGSDPGVFSLVSSMSFIFCVLSAISLGCYLFGLPRKTLFYGESSSDESCYEGSAGGHPGTDRRRSGGGAACPRGNGLLADTVDNYSETSETHTDLSSAHTLSLFQETVSRLEDVRDGFLIVLKEKELGWRLVFLAFETALEDSMVSVVIPELALRCYATTFAMLAAGFGADTVYHSAPSSPPTGVPVFGEGLANGFSVNGTSSVSAVNSTLAPSSSAVYFPSAEPVSASTFAGLAGLPLAFSLPSFDFLFSTAELPLSGSPNRAYANLWAVAIIAVGKVGGCLAGFYMNRRWVPPASYSRDSAYCRLFWCVLASSLSVALLPLSHFLFLHNLAPGWLCAGLVFLSAFAFFLFSTAPKIGFATLLQGLVSSQQVACKVFGFVGTFVTVTDAVVIACINLIFTAFPATHFFASLLCVSGIYLLHGLVEAFIGPRLILEPPRRRGGPQAPDLAAHGREIVMGSVATPVAGSTGDSSAWAPRPGERSAHGLLSAYQGDAGTGVYWTRDLGADTGGNPYPVAADQQQRGSKRGR, from the coding sequence ATGCTGGCGCCGTCGAACGGGTCTCAGGACGGGACGGCGAACGCGGCCCTTTTGTCTTCGAATTCCTTTGCGCAGTCTGCGATTTACAATTCTCGATGCTCACCAGACGCCCACTTCCCGCCCCCCCGGGGGATCCTGGAAAGTGTGCCTCCGCCGCTAGGTCTCGGCTCTCCCCAGAGTCCCGCAGACGACGCGGAGCGCGCCTCGCAGAAGATCTGGCGGAGCTACTTGTATGGTCAGCTGGCGAACGTGACGAAGGCTGCAGTCTGGTGGTCCATGTTTGGCACACTGATGATTTCCCTCGTCGGCAGCGACAACGCCGTGGGCATCACCCGAGCTGCGTTCAACCTGGCTCTCGTCCTGGTCTCGCCGCTCGCGGGAGCTGTGGCCGAGCGCGCGAGCAttcggcgtctcctcgcgaCGACCACCGTCACGCGCCTCCTGATTTGGAGCGTGGCAGTGCCCGCGGCCTGGATCTTCTTCAAGAATGACCTCGACCGTCCGGAtttgtttctgctctctctcgtcgcccTGATGTTCTGCGATGGCGTCCAAGTCGCGTTTGCGAACGTCGTAGACATCGACTGCGGCGGCCTTGACACGCTGAGTGCACAGTACAGCCTGCCGATCGACGACAGGCTGCGAAACAGACTGAATGGATGTCACCAGATGGTGTTTGACCTCTCCTTCATTCTGTTCACGCCGCCCATCGCCTTCGGGGTGTACATACTGTCGCAGCACCTCAGCCACCTGCTTCCCGAAGCGTGGCTGCCGTATCTGGGCAGCGACCccggcgtcttctccctcgtctcgaGCATGAGTTTCATCTTTTGCGTTTTGTCTGCGATCTCGCTCGGCTGCTATTTGTTCGGCTTGCCGCGGAAAACTCTCTTCTACGGcgagagcagcagcgacgaaAGCTGCTACGAGGGCAGCGCGGGCGGGCACCCGGGGACGGACCGCAGACGCTCGGGCGGTGGGGCCGCCTGCCCGCGGGGCAATGGCCTCCTCGCGGACACAGTCGATAACTACAGTGAAACGAGCGAGACGCACACAGACCTGTCCAGCGCTCacactctgtctctgtttcagGAAACTGTGAGTCGGTTGGAGGACGTGAGAGACGGCTTTCTAATTGTTCTCAAGGAGAAGGAGCTCGGCTGGcgcctcgttttccttgctTTCGAAACTGCGCTCGAAGACTCTATGGTCTCGGTCGTGATTCCGGAACTCGCGCTGCGGTGCTACGCCACGACCTTCGCCATGCTGGCTGCTGGGTTTGGCGCTGACACCGTTTATCATAGCGCTCCATCATCCCCTCCGACTGGTGTCCCCGTTTTCGGGGAGGGTCTTGCCAACGGCTTCAGCGTTAACGGTACGAGCTCCGTGTCGGCTGTCAACTCTACTTTAGCTCCCTCCTCGTCCGCCGTTTATTTTCCCTCCGCGGAACCGGTTTCTGCCTCGACCTTCGCCGGCCTCGCGGGGCTGCcgcttgccttctctctcccgtcgttcgactttctcttctcgactgCAGAGTTGCCGCTCTCCGGCTCGCCCAATCGCGCGTACGCAAATCTCTGGGCCGTGGCCATCATCGCAGTCGGAAAGGTCGGCGGCTGTCTCGCGGGCTTCTACATGAACAGAAGGTGGGTCCCACCGGCCTCGTACAGCCGCGACTCCGCGTACTGCCGCCTGTTTTGGTGTGTGTTGGCGTCGTCGCTCTCAGTCGCGCTGCTCCCGCTGTCacacttcctcttcctccacaaCCTTGCGCCTGGCTGGCTCTGCGCGggcctcgtcttcctctcggctttcgccttcttcctcttctcgacTGCCCCGAAAATCGGCTTCGCCACTCTCCTCCAGggcctcgtctcctcccaGCAAGTCGCGTGCAAAGTCTTCGGCTTCGTTGGGACCTTCGTCACAGTGACCGACGCCGTCGTGATTGCATGCATCAACTTGATCTTCACGGCCTTCCCCGCCACgcacttcttcgcctctcttttgtGCGTCTCGGGAATCTACCTCCTCCACGGCCTCGTCGAGGCCTTCATCGGACCCCGCCTCATTCTGGAGCCTCCGCGGCGCCGCGGCGGACCACAGGCACCCGACCTCGCCGCGCATGGGCGCGAAATCGTTATGGGGTCGGTTGCGACTCCAGTGGCAGGATCGACAGGGGATTCCTCAGCGTGGGCTCCACGACCTGGCGAAAGGAGTGCACATGGCCTGCTATCCGCGTAccaaggagacgcaggcacAGGCGTCTACTGGACAAGAGACCTCGGGGCGGACACAGGGGGGAACCCATACCCGGTCGCAGCTGACCAGCAACAGCGGGGCTCGAAGCGGGGCCGATGA